One Brassica napus cultivar Da-Ae chromosome A1, Da-Ae, whole genome shotgun sequence genomic region harbors:
- the BNAA01G13970D gene encoding uncharacterized protein BNAA01G13970D isoform X1, with protein MEIEVSSSAHGTVDLDSIRVKRKTLQNLLDDCQRALELLNLADTSPGGDKTETGGSGEDNSNLVGSSEREEEEFPGDPEADKFYDLIKSRVECHGFREKIELAQVSLAAEEEGSSWDVVSEDDILGVVQTEDDYVVVREEDIADGIACFMATYLSSLKQTKDISPDQLQKALSTMFSVKKRKGKLRKAWEGSKVIYNVASWSATAIGIYQNPVILSIASKAFWVSCKAISKLV; from the exons ATGGAAATCGAGGTCTCGAGCTCGGCTCATGGTACCGTCGATTTGGATAGTATTCGTGTAAAGCGGAAGACGTTGCAGAATCTACTCGACGATTGCCAGAGAGCTCTCGAGCTGCTAAACCTCGCCGATACTTCTCCCGGCGGAGATAAAACCGAAACAGGTGGTTCCGGAGAGGATAATAGCAACCTCGTTGGCTCATCggagagggaagaagaagagtttcCAGGAGATCCTGAAGCCGATAAA TTCTATGATCTTATCAAGTCTAGAGTTGAATGTCATGGCTTTAGGGAGAAGATAGAGCTAGCTCAAGTTTCACTTGCTG CAGAAGAAGAAGGTAGCTCTTGGGACGTAGTTAGTGAAGATGATATATTGGGTGTGGTTCAAACGGAAGATGATTATGTTGTTGTTAGAGAAGAAGATATAGCTGATGGTATTGCTTGTTTCATGGCTACTTATTTATCTTCCCTTAAACAGACTAAG GATATATCACCTGATCAGCTTCAGAAAG CACTCAGCACCATGTTTTCAGTGAAGAAGAGAAAGGGGAAGCTTCGTAAAGCATGGGAAGGAAGTAAAGTTATTTACAACGTTGCATCTTGGAGCGCAACTGCGATAGG GATCTATCAAAACCCGGTGATCCTGAGTATTGCATCCAAAGCCTTCTGGGTGTCTTGCAAGGCCATATCAAAGCTTGTCTGA
- the LOC106442148 gene encoding uncharacterized protein LOC106442148, which translates to MISNERLKSPAPKVLNGNESASAPVPDADATASEDDMSVNSDDDVSLDSSPENSRVSSGVGRSYGRNSSCYTYSEVSSSRDTLVVAARGQTEPRYDTDTEEEDESTDSASSSQFSPPAAANGRRIDGGVSRVETHLPITDGGASAEKELDDKFSSEEVSDIPSAPPFSGAAEESEEIKPATSGVQVSEAITEDCVESKRTGHFTRTSAASESFGPSDQHPARLPNFHASARGPWHAVVSYDACVRLCLNAWAKGCMEAPMFLENECALLREAFGLKQLLLQSEEEMLVKQSSQAPHEGVAPKPKKNIGKMMVQVRRVKTVLDAPTGCSISSLKPSLIKFEKIRIHFSNLSTRISSGWRALRKIHVRVPANGSSLSRQSLGYVHASTQYLKQVSGLLKVGVTSLRNSSTSYDVVQETYSCRLRLKSLTEDEAIMMQPGSGEDHVFFPDSHGDDLIVEILDSNGKEFGRVLVQLANFSEDSAEKLRWWSVFREPEHQLVGKLQLYINYSASFDDNSHLKCGSVAETVAYDLVLEVALKMQRFQQRNLLLYGSWKWLLGEFASYYGISDTYTKLRYLSYVMDVATPTSDCLQLVHDLLTPVIMKGNGKSALSHQENRILNEIKDQIEQILKLVFENYKSLDESSFSGMNNVVSSATGVPAPALTPAVKLYMLLHDILSPEDQTNLCHYFQAAAKKRSKRHMGETDEFVTNNSDPNIWDPSAMSAAYQKMTMVCKNVKNEIYTDIEIQNQDILPSFLDLPNLSASIYSTDLSNRLRAFLVACPPFGPSPTVAELVIATADFQRDLSSWNISPIQGGVDAKELFHLYIMIWIQDRRLSLLESCKLDKVKWSGVRTQHSTTPFVDEMYTRLNETIQDYQVIISRWPEYIFVLESAIADVEKAIVEALEKQYADVLAPLKENLAPKKLSFKYVQKLTKRNVIAYTVPDELGILLNSMKRMLDVIRPKIEAQFKSWSSCIPDVGNAAPGDRLSEVTVMLRAKFRNYLQAVVEKLVENSKLQKTTMLKKILQDSKESVGESDIRSKMHNLKEQLTNTVNHLHSVCETNVFIALSRGYWDRMGQIVLSFLENRKENRAWYKGSRVAVSILDDTFAAQMQQLLGNSLKEQDLEPPRSIVEVRSILCKDTAVSKSKSFYY; encoded by the exons ATGATCTCCAACGAACGATTGAAATCACCCGCTCCAAAAGTCCTTAACGGCAACGAATCGGCCTCAGCTCCTGTTCCCGATGCTGACGCCACTGCTTCCGAAGACGATATGAGTGTAAACTCCGACGACGACGTTTCCCTCGATTCGTCTCCCGAGAACAGTAGAGTCTCCAGCGGCGTGGGCCGTAGCTACGGGAGGAACTCGTCTTGTTATACTTACTCCGAAGTGAGCTCCTCCAGAGACACTCTCGTCGTGGCTGCACGCGGACAGACGGAGCCTAGATATGATACTGAtacggaggaggaggatgaaTCGACGGATTCAGCTTCGAGCTCGCAGTTTTCTCCTCCGGCGGCGGCGAATGGGAGGAGGATTGACGGCGGTGTGTCTAGGGTTGAAACTCACTTACCGATTACGGACGGTGGAGCTTCCGCCGAGAAG GAGCTTGATGACAAGTTTTCTTCTGAAGAAGTAAGCGATATTCCCAGTGCCCCTCCATTTTCAGGGGCAGCAGAGGAGTCTGAAGAAATCAAACCAGCGACTTCAGGCGTTCAAGTTTCAGAAGCCATAACAGAAGATTGTGTAGAAAGTAAAAGGACTGGCCATTTTACTAG AACTAGTGCTGCTTCTGAGTCATTTGGGCCATCTGATCAACATCCAGCTCGGCTGCCAAATTTTCATGCAAG TGCTCGCGGGCCATGGCATGCTGTGGTTTCCTATGATGCATGTGTACGCCTTTGCCTTAATGCCTGGGCAAAGGGCTGCATGGAGGCTCCCATGTTTTTGGAAAATGAATGTGCTCTTTTACGAGAAGCATTCGG GTTGAAGCAACTCCTTTTGCAATCGGAGGAGGAAATGCTGGTGAAGCAATCTTCACAAGCTCCGCACGAGGGAGTTGCACCAAAACCCAAGAAAAACATTGGCAAAATGATGGTGCAAG TACGACGTGTAAAAACCGTTTTGGATGCTCCAACCGGTTGTAGTATATCATCTTTGAAGCCATCGCTGATAAAGTTTGAGAAAATCCGGATTCACTTTTCCAATTTATCAACACGCATATCTTCAGGATGGCGGGCTCTAAGGAAGATCCATGTTCGTGTGCCAGCAAATGGTTCTTCTCTTTCACGTCAAAGCCTAGGATATGTACATGCCAGTACACAGTACTTAAAGCAAGTTTCTGGTCTCCTGAAAGTTGGTGTCACAAGTCTACGCAATAGTTCAACGTCTTATGATGTTGTCCAAG AAACATACTCATGTAGGTTAAGATTGAAAAGCTTAACTGAAGATGAGGCCATTATGATGCAACCCGGATCCGGTGAAGACCATGTTTT CTTTCCTGATAGTCATGGAGATGATCTGATTGTTGAAATACTTGATTCAAACGGGAAGGAATTTGGGCGTGTGCTTGTCCAGCTAGCTAATTTTTCTGAAGATTCG GCTGAGAAACTTCGCTGGTGGTCTGTTTTTCGTGAGCCAGAACATCAACTTGTGGGGAAACTCCAGCTCTATATTAACTATTCAGCAAGTTTTGATGATAACAGCCATTTGAAG TGTGGTTCTGTTGCGGAAACAGTCGCATATGACCTAGTCCTGGAAGTGGCCTTGAAAATGCAACGGTTTCAGCAAAGAAACTTGTTGTTATATGGGTCATGGAAATGGCTTTTGGGGGAATTTGCCTCCTATTATGGGATTTCAGATACCTACACTAAGCTCAG GTACTTGTCATATGTGATGGATGTCGCTACACCGACTTCCGATTGTCTCCAATTGGTGCATGACTTGCTAACGCCTGTCATCATGAAAGGAAATGGCAAGAGCGCGTTGAGTCATCAAGAG AATCGGATCCTAAACGAAATCAAGGACCAAATTGAGCAGATTCTGAAGCTGGTCTTCGAGAACTACAAATCTCTTGACGAGTCCTCATTCTCTGGAATGAATAATGTAGTCAGTTCTGCAACAGGAGTTCCAGCGCCAGCACTCACTCCTGCTGTTAAACTGTACATGCTTCTGCATGATATCTTGTCTCCCGAGGATCAGACTAATCTTTGTCATTACTTCCAG GCAGCAGCAAAGAAGAGATCTAAAAGGCATATGGGTGAGACAGATGAGTTTGTTACAAACAACAGTGATCCCAATATTTGGGATCCTTCTGCAATGTCGGCTGCTTACCAGAAAATGACTATGGTCTGCAAGAATGTAAAGAATGAGATTTATACTGATATTGAGATCCAAAATCAAGATATACTTCCCAG CTttcttgaccttccaaacctGTCAGCGTCCATATATAGCACTGATCTCAGCAACAGACTTCGAGCATTCCTTGTTGCATGTCCGCCCTTTGGTCCTTCACCAACAGTTGCAGAGCTTGTGATTGCAACTGCAGACTTTCAACGTGATCTTTCCAGCTGGAACATTAG TCCTATCCAAGGCGGTGTTGATGCAAAAGAGTTGTTCCACCTATATATCATGATTTGGATTCAAGATAGGCGTCTTTCATTACTTGAATCATGTAAACTTgataag GTAAAATGGTCTGGAGTCAGGACACAGCATTCAACAACCCCATTTGTTGATGAAATGTACACCAGACTGAACGAGACCATTCAAGACTATCAAGTTATCATTTCTAGATGGCCGGAATATATCTTTGTTCTTGAGAGT GCTATTGCTGATGTTGAAAAAGCAATTGTGGAAGCTCTGGAGAAGCAGTATGCAGACGTCTTAGCACCTCTCAAAGAAAACTTGGCTCCAAAAAAGTTAAGCTTCAAGTATGTCCAGAAGCTGACCAAAAGAAATGTGATTGCATATACAGTCCCGGATGAG CTGGGCATTCTACTAAACTCCATGAAGAGAATGCTTGATGTTATAAGGCCAAAAATAGAGGCTCAATTTAAATCGTGGTCTTCATGCATTCCTGATGTTGGGAACGCCGCTCCTGGAGATCGTCTTTCCGAGGTGACAGTGATGCTCAGAGCCAAGTTTCGAAATTACCTTCAGGCTGTGGTCGAAAAATTGGTAGAAAAT aGCAAGCTACAAAAGACGACAATGTTGAAGAAGATTCTTCAGGATTCTAAagaaagtgttggagaatcggACATCAGAAGCAAAATGCATAACCTGAAGGAGCAGCTCACCAACACAGTGAACCATCTACATTCGGTTTGTGAGACGAATGTCTTCATCGCATTGTCCCGAGGATATTGGGATCGTATGGGACAG ATTGTTTTAAGCTTTTTGGAGAACAGGAAAGAGAACAGAGCTTGGTACAAAGGCTCTAGAGTTGCCGTCTCT ATATTGGACGATACATTTGCAGCACAGATGCAGCAGCTGCTAGGCAATTCGTTAAAAGAGCAAGACCTGGAGCCTCCGAGATCTATTGTGGAAGTTCGCTCTATTCTTTGCAAGGACACTGCAGTTAGTAAATCCAAGTCTTTTTACTACTGA
- the LOC106442110 gene encoding LOW QUALITY PROTEIN: rho GTPase-activating protein REN1 (The sequence of the model RefSeq protein was modified relative to this genomic sequence to represent the inferred CDS: deleted 1 base in 1 codon) produces MAPTKNAESSSSSSSSQPPPQVQPPQQQQQNQQQQNSNPHEQQDLETHGDTCSIPQSGNGNADSRSRGGNTVFKSGPLYISSKGLGWTSWKKRWFILTRTSLVFFRSDPSAVQQRGSEVNLTLGGIDLNNSGSVVVKADKKLLTVLFPDGRDGRAFTLKADTMEDLNEWKAALENALTQAPNASHVMGQNGIFTNDHADAPVSVEEQKDETPTRSTVIGKPVLLALEDVDGSPSFLEKALRFVEDHGVNTEGILRQAADVDDVEHRIREYEQGRNEFTPTEDAHVIADCLKYVLRELPSSPVPASCCNALLEACRSDRGNRVNAMREAICESFPEPNRRLLQRILIMMQVVASNKNVNRMNTNAVAACMAPLLLRPLLAGDCEIENDFDVGGDGSMQLLQAAAAANHAQAIVITLLEEYASIFGEGSLSPGLYSDSGESGSGTEVGTDDEEYDDDDDEYDGTQESADYTDEEEDLENESNGSYSENAALDDNHGNDIDHDDHKARSYTKVNDNLSSESKTPKGTTEPLVTKKLLSSSKRSSLPRHDDAKRDENRLVKGADNAEVKGVAEVATTEDKISSIPDVASDIKKPSTLSSPPGGSNKRWGRTPGKKNLSMESIDFSAEVEVYEDDADIERLESAKSELQNSISEEVKNNAVLQASLERRKKALYVRREALEKDVERLQEQLQLERDKKSALEAGLKMSKVNQPIPEIADEKLKKDLHDVAQAETDIANLEHKVDDLKKKLSHQDAKASGSTHGASKEPRSIPENSAKMKEKQKDTEAASTHVSERSSSLKDEQGSARENETEKQQDQRSKSSQQETSRGSSKSAGMSKRSGSKGDGNTTTSALSKLTMRLNFLKERRSQIASELSNMDKGKSTGQPSPSSVQNQSLQQTERETGSNQSQNQESQSSKLHSQHVLDRGRSENGGDRGRGGSGGNQPSTTPRTFSR; encoded by the exons ATGGCTCCTACCAAAAACGCagaatcttcttcttcgtcatcttcTTCACAGCCTCCTCCTCAGGTGCAGCcaccacaacaacaacaacagaatCAACAGCAGCAGAATAGCAATCCTCATGAACAACAAGACCTGGAGACTCAt GGCGACACGTGTAGCATTCCACAGTCTGGAAACGGAAACGCAGACTCGCGTTCTCGTGGTGGCAACACG GTATTCAAAAGTGGACCATTATATATATCGTCAAAAG GGCTTGGATGGACGTCTTGGAAGAAAAGATGGTTTATTTTGACGCGTACTTCACTCGTTTTCTTTCGGAGTGACCCG AGCGCAGTCCAACAGAGAGGCAGCGAGGTTAATTTAACCCTTGGGGGAATTGATCTCAACAATTCAGGCAG TGTGGTTGTTAAGGCTGATAAAAAGCTGTTGACTGTTCTCTTCCCTGATGGCCGTGATGGACGCGCCTTTACACTCAAG gcCGACACTATGGAGGATTTAAACGAGTGGAAAGCTGCTCTAGAAAACGCTTTGACACAAGCACCTAATGCTTCTCATGTTATGGGTCAAAATGGTATCTTCACAAATGATCATGCAGATGCCCCTGTCAGTGTTGAAGAACAGA AAGACGAGACACCAACAAGATCAACTGTCATTGGAAAACCAGTTTTGCTTGCTCTAGAAGATGTTGATGGATCCCCATCTTTCTTGGAAAAGGCCCTTAGATTTGTTGAAGATCATG GAGTCAATACAGAAGGAATCTTGAGACAAGCTGCTGATGTTGATGATGTTGAACATCGGATTCGTGAATATGAGCAAG GGAGGAATGAGTTCACTCCCACGGAGGATGCTCATGTTATTGCTGATTGTCTTAAG TATGTTCTCAGAGAGTTGCCTTCTTCTCCGGTGCCTGCATCTTGTTGCAACGCCCTTCTGGAAGCTTGCC GTTCTGACCGTGGCAATAGAGTCAATGCTATGCGGGAAGCAATTTGTGAATCATTTCCTGAACCAAATCGACGCCTTTTGCAAAG AATCCTGATAATGATGCAAGTAGTGGCCTCTAACAAAAATGTGAACCGGATGAACACGAATGCTGTTGCAGCGTGTATGGCACCTTTACTTCTTCGACCTCTTCTGGCTGGCGACTGTGAAATTGAAAATGATTTTGATGTCGGCGGTGATGGCTCTATGCAACTTCTGCAAGCAGCTGCCGCAGCGAATCATGCCCAGGCTATAGTGATAACACTGTTAGAAGAATATGCCAGCATATTTGGA GAAGGTTCCTTATCGCCGGGCTTGTATTCCGACTCAGGAGAGAGTGGTAGTGGAACGGAGGTGGGGACAGATGATGAAGAgtatgacgatgatgatgatgaatatgATGGCACACAGGAATCTGCGGACTACACAGATGAGGAAGAGGACCTTGAAAATGAATCAAACGGATCATACAGTGAGAATGCCGCCTTGGACGACAACCATGGGAATGATATTGATCATGATGACCATAAGGCACGGTCATATACTAAG GTAAATGATAATTTAAGCTCTGAATCAAAAACCCCAAAAGGAACTACGGAGCCCCTAGTTACTAAGAAGCTTTTATCAAGCTCTAAACGATCTTCACTACCACGGCATGATGATGCAAAAAGGGATGAAAATCGCCTGGTCAAAGGTGCTGATAATGCAGAGGTAAAGGGTGTTGCAGAGGTCGCAACAACTGAGGATAAAATCTCATCAATACCAGATGTGGCATCTGACATTAAGAAACCGTCTACACTATCCAGTCCACCTGGAGGAAGTAATAAGCGCTGGGGCCGTACCCCT GGGAAGAAAAACCTTTCGATGGAGTCTATTGATTTCTCAGCGGAGGTGGAAGTGTACGAGGACGA TGCTGACATTGAAAGACTCGAGTCAGCCAAATCGGAGCTACAAAACAGTATTTCAGAGGAG GTTAAAAATAATGCAGTTCTACAGGCTAGTTTGGAGCGACGGAAGAAGGCTTTGTACGTGAGGCGCGAAGCACTAGAGAAAGAT GTGGAAAGACTACAGGAACAGTTGCAGCTAGAGAGAGATAAGAAATCAGCCCTGGAAGCAGGACTGAAGATGTCAAAAGTGAATCAACCTATTCCAGAAATAGCTGATGAAAAG TTGAAAAAAGATCTGCACGACGTTGCTCAGGCGGAGACTGATATCGCCAACTTGGAACATAAGGTTGatgat ttaaaaaaaaaacttagtcaTCAGGACGCAAAAGCCTCTGGTTCAACGCATGGTGCCAGCAAAGAACCTCGGAGCATTCCAGAGAACAGTGCAAAAAT GAAGGAGAAACAAAAGGATACTGAAGCAGCTTCTACCCATGTATCCGAAAGGTCATCATCGCTTAAG GATGAGCAAGGGTCTGCAAGAGAAAATGAGACAGAGAAGCAACAAGATCAACGGAGCAAAAGCTCGCAACAAGAAACTTCACGTGGCAGCTCAAAGTCTGCTGGCATGTCAAAGAGGTCTGGCTCAAAGGGAGAT GGAAATACAACAACTTCTGCACTTTCCAAATTGACAATGCGACTAAACTTCCTCAAAGAGAGACGGAGTCAGATCGCAAGCGAGCTCTCAAACATGGACAAAGGAAAAAGCA
- the BNAA01G13970D gene encoding uncharacterized protein BNAA01G13970D isoform X2, producing MEIEVSSSAHGTVDLDSIRVKRKTLQNLLDDCQRALELLNLADTSPGGDKTETGGSGEDNSNLVGSSEREEEEFPGDPEADKFYDLIKSRVECHGFREKIELAQVSLAEEEGSSWDVVSEDDILGVVQTEDDYVVVREEDIADGIACFMATYLSSLKQTKDISPDQLQKALSTMFSVKKRKGKLRKAWEGSKVIYNVASWSATAIGIYQNPVILSIASKAFWVSCKAISKLV from the exons ATGGAAATCGAGGTCTCGAGCTCGGCTCATGGTACCGTCGATTTGGATAGTATTCGTGTAAAGCGGAAGACGTTGCAGAATCTACTCGACGATTGCCAGAGAGCTCTCGAGCTGCTAAACCTCGCCGATACTTCTCCCGGCGGAGATAAAACCGAAACAGGTGGTTCCGGAGAGGATAATAGCAACCTCGTTGGCTCATCggagagggaagaagaagagtttcCAGGAGATCCTGAAGCCGATAAA TTCTATGATCTTATCAAGTCTAGAGTTGAATGTCATGGCTTTAGGGAGAAGATAGAGCTAGCTCAAGTTTCACTTGCTG AAGAAGAAGGTAGCTCTTGGGACGTAGTTAGTGAAGATGATATATTGGGTGTGGTTCAAACGGAAGATGATTATGTTGTTGTTAGAGAAGAAGATATAGCTGATGGTATTGCTTGTTTCATGGCTACTTATTTATCTTCCCTTAAACAGACTAAG GATATATCACCTGATCAGCTTCAGAAAG CACTCAGCACCATGTTTTCAGTGAAGAAGAGAAAGGGGAAGCTTCGTAAAGCATGGGAAGGAAGTAAAGTTATTTACAACGTTGCATCTTGGAGCGCAACTGCGATAGG GATCTATCAAAACCCGGTGATCCTGAGTATTGCATCCAAAGCCTTCTGGGTGTCTTGCAAGGCCATATCAAAGCTTGTCTGA